The Suncus etruscus isolate mSunEtr1 chromosome 14, mSunEtr1.pri.cur, whole genome shotgun sequence genome contains a region encoding:
- the SPRY4 gene encoding protein sprouty homolog 4, with the protein MEPPIAQSVPLTPSSVMVQPLLDSRMPHGRLQHPLTILPIDQMKTSHVENDYIDNPGLAPAPGPKRTRAGAPDLAPTPARCDQDVTHHWISFSGRPSSVSSSSSTSSDQRLLDHMVPPPIADQASPRAVRVQPKAVHCKPLDLKAATLPPELDKHFLLCEACGKCKCKECASPRTLPSCWVCNQECLCSAQTLVNYGSCMCLVQGVFYHCTNEDDEGSCADHPCSCSHSNCCARWSFMGALSLVLPCLLCYLPATGCVKLAQRGYDRLRRPGCRCKHTNSVICKAASGDAKAGRPDKPF; encoded by the coding sequence ATGGAACCCCCGATCGCACAGAGTGTGCCCTTGACTCCCAGCTCAGTCATGGTGCAGCCCCTCCTTGACAGCCGCATGCCCCACGGCCGCCTCCAGCACCCTCTGACCATCCTCCCCATCGACCAGATGAAGACCAGCCACGTAGAGAACGACTACATCGACAACCCTGGCCTAGCACCTGCTCCGGGGCCCAAGCGGACCCGGGCTGGGGCCCCAGACCTGGCGCCCACACCTGCCCGCTGTGACCAGGACGTCACCCACCACTGGATCTCCTTCAGTGGCCGCCCCAGCTCtgtgagcagcagcagcagcacgtCCTCCGACCAGCGGCTGCTGGACCACATGGTGCCGCCGCCCATCGCCGACCAGGCCTCCCCCAGGGCCGTCCGCGTCCAGCCCAAGGCCGTCCACTGCAAGCCGCTGGACCTCAAGGCTGCCACTCTGCCCCCGGAGCTGGACAAGCACTTCCTGCTGTGTGAGGCGTGCGGGAAGTGCAAGTGCAAGGAGTGTGCTTCTCCTCGGACGTTGCCCTCCTGCTGGGTGTGCAACCAGGAGTGCCTATGCTCGGCCCAGACCCTGGTCAACTACGGCTCGTGCATGTGCCTGGTACAGGGCGTCTTCTATCACTGCACCAACGAGGACGACGAGGGTTCCTGCGCCGACCACCCATGCTCCTGCTCACACTCAAACTGCTGCGCCCGCTGGTCCTTCATGGGTGCCCTCTCGCTGGTGCTGCCCTGCCTGCTCTGCTACCTGCCTGCCACGGGCTGTGTGAAACTGGCCCAGCGCGGCTATGACCGCCTGCGCCGGCCCGGCTGCCGCTGCAAGCACACAAACAGCGTCATCTGCAAAGCGGCCAGCGGGGATGCCAAGGCTGGCAGACCGGACAAGCCTTTCTGA